A single region of the Halopiger xanaduensis SH-6 genome encodes:
- a CDS encoding NCS2 family permease, producing MGAIERYFGFDEHDTDLETELIAGLTTFLAMSYIIVVNPIILGEAITLEGYGPGEVRQMITVATILASVVAIFVMAFYANRPFGLAPGMGLNAFFAYSVVLGLGVPWQVALAAVFVEGIIFILLTAVGARRYIIELFPEPVKFAVGAGIGVYLLFLGLQEMQIVVADPETLVTMGNVATSAVAALSVAGLALMLVLHARGVRGAIVIGILATAVAGWVLTALGVVSPGTLTPQGSIVTSVQYDFTPLVAGFVDGLGMIAEDPLVFVLVVFTFFFVDFFDTAGTLIGVSQIGGFLDENGDLPEIEKPLMADAVGTTVGAMIGTSTVTTYIESSTGVEEGGRTGFTALVVGILFLLSLVIVPVITAIPQYATYIALVVVGIIMLQGVADIDWQDPAWAIAGGLTITVMPLTASISNGLAAGIMSYPVVKAAMGEGDDVSLGQWTLAVAFVLYFATYFAVQAGMISF from the coding sequence ATGGGGGCTATCGAACGGTACTTCGGCTTCGACGAGCACGATACCGACCTCGAGACCGAACTGATCGCCGGGCTAACGACGTTCCTGGCGATGTCGTACATCATCGTGGTCAATCCGATCATCCTCGGCGAGGCGATCACGCTCGAGGGGTACGGACCGGGCGAAGTCCGGCAGATGATCACCGTCGCGACGATCCTCGCGTCGGTGGTCGCCATTTTCGTGATGGCGTTCTACGCGAACAGGCCGTTCGGCCTCGCGCCCGGGATGGGGCTGAACGCCTTCTTCGCCTACTCGGTCGTCCTCGGACTCGGCGTGCCGTGGCAGGTGGCGCTCGCGGCGGTGTTCGTCGAGGGGATCATCTTCATCCTGCTGACCGCGGTCGGCGCTCGCCGCTACATCATCGAGCTCTTCCCCGAACCCGTCAAGTTCGCCGTCGGGGCCGGGATCGGCGTCTACCTCCTCTTCCTGGGGCTGCAGGAGATGCAGATCGTCGTCGCGGACCCCGAGACCCTCGTGACGATGGGGAACGTCGCGACGAGCGCCGTCGCGGCGCTCTCGGTCGCCGGCCTCGCGCTGATGCTCGTCCTGCACGCTCGCGGCGTTCGCGGCGCGATCGTCATCGGTATCCTGGCCACCGCCGTCGCCGGCTGGGTGTTGACCGCCCTCGGCGTCGTCTCCCCCGGAACGCTGACCCCGCAGGGGAGCATCGTCACGAGCGTCCAGTACGACTTCACGCCGCTGGTCGCCGGCTTCGTCGACGGACTCGGCATGATCGCCGAGGATCCGCTGGTGTTCGTGCTCGTGGTCTTCACGTTCTTCTTCGTCGACTTCTTCGACACCGCGGGGACGCTCATCGGCGTCTCCCAGATCGGCGGCTTCCTCGACGAGAACGGCGACCTCCCCGAGATCGAGAAGCCGCTGATGGCCGACGCGGTCGGGACGACCGTCGGCGCGATGATCGGCACCTCGACGGTGACGACCTACATCGAATCCTCGACCGGCGTCGAGGAGGGCGGTCGGACCGGCTTCACCGCGCTCGTCGTCGGCATCCTCTTCCTGCTGTCCCTGGTGATCGTTCCGGTTATCACCGCCATCCCGCAGTACGCGACCTACATCGCGCTGGTCGTCGTCGGGATCATCATGCTCCAGGGCGTCGCCGACATCGACTGGCAGGATCCGGCCTGGGCGATCGCCGGCGGGCTGACGATCACCGTCATGCCGCTGACCGCCTCGATCTCGAACGGGCTCGCGGCGGGCATCATGAGCTACCCGGTCGTCAAGGCCGCCATGGGCGAGGGTGACGACGTCTCGCTGGGCCAGTGGACCCTCGCCGTCGCCTTCGTCCTCTACTTCGCGACGTACTTCGCGGTCCAGGCCGGCATGATCTCCTTCTGA
- a CDS encoding glutathione S-transferase N-terminal domain-containing protein — protein MADITLYELPGCPYCAKVRSKLDELDLEYDVTEVPRSHEDRTEVERVSGQTGVPVITDEANGVEGMNESDDIVEYLEETYA, from the coding sequence ATGGCCGACATCACGCTGTACGAACTCCCCGGCTGTCCCTACTGCGCGAAGGTCCGCTCGAAACTCGACGAACTCGACCTCGAGTACGACGTGACCGAGGTTCCCCGGTCCCACGAGGACCGAACCGAAGTCGAACGGGTCAGCGGCCAGACCGGCGTGCCCGTCATCACCGACGAGGCCAACGGCGTCGAAGGGATGAACGAAAGCGACGACATCGTCGAGTACCTCGAAGAGACGTACGCGTAA
- a CDS encoding MFS transporter — translation MTRARLFASLCGLVFFINLARVVFAPLLDVFIGEFAIGEATAGLIVTLAWLGSASLRLPTGWLLTRLPRHQVVLGSGTFLAVSSGIAASATTVPHLMAGAFLMGVASGVYFVSANPLLSELFPSRVGRVVGIHGAASQIAAVIAAPFVALTLFVSWRLSLWAIAVGTALITLYTWIAAKNTDLPTAGQADRDFVAGALSEWRLILTSLAIVGAPVFVWQGVFNFYELYMQSKGLSDGMAGLLLTVVFAAGVPAFYFSGDLADRFPHVPYLLGVVGAFAASLFALTLVEGLLALVVLTAVVGFIIHALFPATDTFLLETLPDSTRGSAYAVFSSVWMLSQSLGSSALGVLLERGYGYDAVFGSAALCLVALVVVLVGLERTGRLPGTA, via the coding sequence GTGACTCGCGCACGGCTCTTCGCATCCCTCTGCGGACTCGTCTTCTTCATCAACCTCGCCAGGGTGGTCTTCGCGCCGCTTTTGGACGTCTTCATCGGGGAGTTCGCGATCGGCGAGGCGACTGCGGGACTCATCGTGACGCTCGCGTGGCTCGGGAGCGCCTCGCTCCGGCTGCCGACGGGCTGGCTGCTGACGCGGCTGCCGCGCCACCAGGTCGTGCTCGGCTCCGGTACGTTTCTCGCGGTCTCGTCTGGTATCGCCGCCAGCGCAACGACAGTCCCGCACCTGATGGCCGGCGCGTTCCTCATGGGCGTCGCGTCCGGCGTCTACTTCGTCTCGGCGAACCCGCTGCTGAGCGAACTGTTCCCGTCGCGGGTCGGCCGCGTCGTGGGGATCCACGGCGCGGCCAGCCAGATCGCTGCGGTGATCGCCGCCCCGTTCGTCGCGCTCACGCTGTTCGTCTCCTGGCGGCTCTCGCTGTGGGCGATCGCCGTCGGCACGGCGCTGATAACGCTCTACACCTGGATCGCCGCGAAAAACACCGACCTCCCGACGGCGGGACAGGCCGATCGGGACTTCGTCGCCGGCGCGCTCTCGGAGTGGCGCCTCATCCTCACGTCGCTCGCGATCGTCGGCGCGCCCGTCTTCGTCTGGCAGGGCGTGTTCAACTTCTACGAGCTGTACATGCAGTCGAAGGGGCTCTCCGACGGAATGGCGGGGCTCCTGCTGACGGTCGTCTTCGCCGCCGGCGTACCCGCGTTCTACTTCAGCGGCGATCTGGCCGACCGGTTCCCGCACGTTCCCTACCTGCTCGGCGTCGTCGGCGCCTTCGCCGCGAGCCTGTTCGCGCTGACCCTGGTCGAGGGACTGCTCGCACTGGTCGTCCTCACCGCCGTCGTCGGCTTCATCATCCACGCCCTGTTTCCAGCGACGGATACGTTCCTGCTCGAGACGCTCCCGGACTCGACGCGGGGCAGCGCCTACGCGGTGTTCAGTTCCGTCTGGATGCTCTCCCAGTCGCTCGGCTCGTCCGCGCTGGGCGTCCTGCTGGAGCGCGGCTACGGCTACGACGCGGTGTTCGGCAGCGCCGCGCTCTGTCTCGTGGCGCTGGTCGTCGTCCTCGTCGGCCTCGAGCGAACCGGGCGGCTTCCGGGGACGGCCTGA